Part of the Thunnus albacares chromosome 11, fThuAlb1.1, whole genome shotgun sequence genome, GACTCTGCAGGCACCTGTGGATAACCAGTCCTTTGATATGAAGTGCATTACTCTAGGCTCAGGAATGAGGTTTGTCACTTTAAgctagttgtttgtttgtatctgCACTAACTGTGTTAGACCTTAAATATCAGTCTTTGCTCCTCTATCAGTGATGTTTCTGCCAACGTGAGCATAAATACTGTGCTCAGATTCTATACTCAGGTCCCTCTTATTACCTGATTCAGTAAAGCTTATAATGATAACAACAGAGACAGCttaaattgtacattttaccTACACTGTACTTTTTCTTTGTGCTGTAGTTGCATGAAGTTTAGGAACCTGACAAGCTTTAGTGACAGGTTTGACTGATAGTATACTTTCTGATtgaatttgtgtgtatgtacctTTGTGTATTTTCTAGCTGTGTTTTCCAGTCAGAGGGTCTGAACCAGAGTCTGGCATTGTCTCTGAAGATGGAAGTCAGCAACCCAAGGCAGTGAGTCCTTAAATATAGTTCACTATATTATTTGGATTGATTTGGATCTGGGGAAGAAACTTGCCATGAGGAGAGTTTCTCCCATCTGTCTCTTAAGGTTTCACCTTTAAATGcaattgatgatgatgatgattaatatTAGTATTGTTAAAGACATGCTGTTTCCTGTGATAGATGTTGTCTTGATTCtaccttaaatgtcttgttctaCCTTAAAACTTGCTATAGATGTTTACCTTTACTTCTGAATGAAGCTTTATGGCAGttgattaaattacatttgaacGTGTTTTAGAATAAAGCAAGTTGTAAAAAGAGCTGTTATGttaatattcatttttcaaagcaATTGAAGCActgtttttgatcattttaaataagATCATGTGTATCATCACGTTGTTAACAAAGTGTCCAGTTTCATCTATCGTATTCAGTCTTTTTGTTAAGATACTCTTGGTTTTGTACAATATGTTAAATGATTTCAGGATGTTTTAAGTTGAGGTTGAAGTGCAAAAACATTGATCAGCAGGAAAATAATACTAGCAGTACTCTCTCCAGCAGTATCTGTTAATCAATATTACATTAAATAGCATGCTTGATTGCTTGATGCTTGCCTCTTGCTGTTCCATTTTGTTGTTCCAAGTTTTTCCGAGTCTCCACTCAAAGACCACCAGCCGGGCATCTCCAACAGAAATTCCCGCTGGCAACATGCAGAaggcagaaacagcagctgtatCCCTCTGGGTCACAATAGACCCCCCAACCGGCAAAAGCAGGACCAGGAGAGCCTGGGAACTAACAGTCTATCATCACGAGAATCCTCCCCAAGCCCAAGACCTCGCCGCAGGTCCAACCTGTCTCGTCACAGCTCTGTCTCAGACCTTGGAGCCCCAGACGTTATCATTGAGGAGCTTTTAGACCAGGGACAAGAGCATGGTATGTGTGGCTTTATcatgtttttcctgtttgactTCACTGAAATAACGTCAGTTCCAATCAGAACATTAAATTGTTATTGATGGAGACAGAAGAGAAGCctcatctgtttttgtttaaccCTTTGAATCTATCTGCAGCTCTCCCTCCCACTGGGCCCGAGCTGGCCAATGACAAATTGAGAATCAACAGGAGAAGGAAAAATCCTTTGCCTGGCAGTAAGAGAAATGGTATGGAGAGGCTATAGTCGTATAGTTATATCATGGTTATAACCAAACAGTGATGCACCGACTCTGCAGCCCCCCTCCAGCTTTACACAGCTGTATAGGGAGTTTCAgcattgtttagctgtccggctgcaactttattgttttggtttactcTCAGCAGTCTCATAGCATTGTTTTTGGCCACaccaggcagctgttttcagggaaaaagctctaaaaacccactatgcactacctgctcagcacccaacagcaaacaaaaccgATGGGTAGAAACTTGCTAACCTAGTTCCAGTAAGGCTTCAAACAATGACAGAACACTCTTTAAGAGTCTCTTTGAACAGACTCACTCTGTAAGGCTAGAGATGATATTAActccattttccatttcataCATATGCTGTTtggtatgtgtttgtttggtcCTTGTCTATAAGATAACTGatgctttttcaaatgtaatttacagaaagaaaacactgacCTGTGATCATGTCTAAGGTTTTCTTAAACTTGTCTGAAAGTGGTGGTACGTCTTTAAGTATTTGtagcaaataaaacatgtttgccagcaaatattttctgacatttttcctTTCACTGTTGATATATGAAAGAATAGATATTTTTGAAGACAACATTTTCCCCCATGTGTGCATTATTGCAGCCATATCTACTCACTACCACTGTTCCTTCCCCTCTCATTCTCCTTGCTCATCTCTCCTAGTCTCCCAGTGGGTGGTGGTGACACATGTTGTGAATCCCAGTCACTTCTATGTCCGCTATGTGGCTGAGAGGAGGGAAAGTGAGATCCTGTCTAAGAAGATCTACCACCAATGCTGCAGAGATAGTTGTTGCTTCTCCTCCAGTGACACAGTTGAgactggtgtgtgtttgtgtgtgtgtgtgtgtgtttgtgtgtgtgtcctcaaaatgatggaaaaatgaGGAGAATCTTTTTCAACAATGGGTTTAATCATATGCTTTCCAAATGGCTGGTTTAGGATCCAGACCTGGAATCATCAGGTTAAagcaatgaaaatgtatgttgtAAGTGGTTAAAGGCAAAGCTTTCACCTAattaatgttgatgttttgacaGGAATGTTGCCTGAATTTACTGAaacaaaatagtttaaaaaaattgaGCAAATTTAGAGAAGTTAATTAGGTGTCTTAGCTCTGTATAGACAATGGATCAATTAATTGGTCTGTTTGTGCTGaaattgataaataataaaatgttgactAATTGCTGCTGACTTTGTTTTACTACATTAACattatttcacctttttcttCACACTTTTCTCCCTGGATAATGTGGAGAGTACATCACGTTGACACTCTACTCTCAGCATGGAGTGAATCATTTGTTTATCTGCTCACTTCCAGGCTCCACAGTCTTTGTAAAGTCAAAGGAGGGGCTTTGGTGCCGAGCCAGTGTGGTTGAAGTCATCCAGAATGACTGTGGGGAGGCTGTGAAAGCCTGTCCAGTCACCCAGCTGGCCAGTGTCCGAGTCTTCTTCCTCGACTATGGCCTCACTAAGACTATCACCATACAGAGGTACACAAATAAAAAGGACAGAAGTTATACGCTGCAGTGTTTACCACATGTTGAAAATGCTGCCTCACTCAGGCAAGCACAGAAGCCATTTTTAAGTGACGCGTTTTGTATGCAATCATGTCTGACCACAATCTCTCTGGAACACTAAGGGGCCATAGAAACAAACCTGCTTTCATTCTGTCAACTATCCAGAACTGTATCCTCACTGCTGCGTCACTGCCTGCTTCACAGTTAAATTAATAGCAGCCTACCTTCAGTGAGCCTGGTCAGTTTAGGCTAACGCATTGTCGCTAACTTTTCctgcagttggggaaacaacaaatgagacttttcttggtcttgagaagctgcagcgttcaactgacacactgtagcctctactatacatttactgccagatagagaacttactgctaaccttttcctctacTCCGCTCACCTTCACTGTTACTTTTCTGCTGCTGGCTCTActctggcctccagcaccaccgtaaggaatctgggagttatctttgatcaggatatgtccttaaACTCACACATACAACAAATTTCAAGGATTGCCTTTTTTCATCCAcgtaacattgcaaaaatcaggcacatccttcctcaaaaagatgcagaaaaactagtccacacttctaggctggattattgctGTTCCTTATCAtgctgccctaacaagtctctaaagactctccagctgctgcacgtgtactgactaaaactagcTCTGGTTTCCTGTGAAATctagaattgaatttaaaatccttcttctcaccaacaaagcccttaatggcgCTATCATAtgttaaagagctcatagtaccctattaccccactagaacactgcgctcccagaatgcaggcttactggtggttcctagagtctccaaaagtagaacgGGAGGTAGATCCTTCAGCTATCAGGatcctctcctgtggaaccatcttccagtttggGTCTGGGAAGCAGACACCCTCttacgtttaagagtaggcttaaaactttactttttgataaagcttacaGTTAGGGCCGGCCCAGGCTTGCCTTAGACCAGCTtctagttatgctgctataagcctagactgccggggaaCTTCCcatgagctcctctctcctcctcctcctctccatctgtatgcgttcatgtaccattaatacattttactaACTTGGTTTCTCCCCCAGAGTTCTTGTGCTTTCTGGTCTCACAGGTTCCTATGGACGGCCTGGTTATGGATCGTGGGCTTCCGTGGACTGTGGCTGCAGGGACCCCGTGCTGCCGTGGTCCACCCACGCTCgctattgttgttattattagtcatatttctattattctttttattattattattattattattgttgctgtACTTCTGTGtccccccctctttctctctcaacccaaccggtcaaggcagatggccgcccacctagagcctggttctgcttgaggtttcttcccattaaaggggagtttttccttgccaccGTCGCCAAATGcttgctcatggaggaatgttgggtctctttAAActaaagagtacagtctagacctgctctgtgtgaaaagtgccctgagacaacttctgttgtgatttggcgctatataaataaaattgacttgacttgacttgacaactctctcaaccacacactcgctacacacacacacacacacattacacactgccctattTCTTCAAGGAGCTATGCTACTCTTATAACAGCACCTTTCACATAGATGCCcttttgaagaatgaggagagggaggattctgggatttgatgcactagtcgatgactcaaaatgattccATGGAAACATAGGGTGTTATCATGCTcgcacagtgtgtgagtgaaaatcattagtagtccattgatattaatgattgtgtgaaattttagcagcggcaCATCactgctgcagaatgaatatagggCAAACACTGATATTAACGAGCTTGAAAAAGATTAAATTTTTGAGTAAGCAGTGGTTTCTTGCACTCTCCATACTGAGCCTTATTACTAAAGTATATCAGCAAATTATCTCCAGTATGACCTCAGTTTAAAGTAATTAGTCGGCCATTGTTCTTGGCTGGCTTTGTTATAAATGCCGATTTAATCTGAGAAGTTGCACATAAATATATGTGCAGCATAAATACTTAACTGACCTGTTGTCAGTTATCTAGATTGTGAAgctttttacttattttagtTGAACGCTATACAAATGTAGTTATTCAAAAACacccttctccttctcccttgTCTGACAACTTTTTCAGTGAGGACGGGGCCACCGAGTCTTCACTGAAGGCTGTGAACAATCACCTGAAGAAGATGACTGTGGACCTGGGTCACTTTGTTCCTCAGGCCATCCGATGTTCCCTCAAAGACCTCGTCCCCTATGACCTGGTAGAACTACTGagattcatatactgtatatattatagtaTCTGTGTTtgctgaaataataaaaagttcCCTCTCTGAGGGAAGTATTAGAGAAAGCGAACATATGGTAGCCCTTAAGTTTAAAAGACAGTTGAAATGTGTGTTGAAGATTTTCAGTCATCCAGGTTATGGTATTTCCAGAAAGGCTAAATTGAGGGCAGCTGGGCTGGCTTTAGATTCTTGAAACGTTTTTCACCTCTCAGAAGCAACTAATGAAGCCTTTTGAATGAGAAGCGAAATGTTTTCTAGAATCTAAAGTCCAAGTCCAGTTGCCCCAAATTTAGGCCttctgaatgttatatatttattgttgatttattttattgcaaACATAGTAGCAACATTTGTAGTAGCAGCAggatgtgtgtttactgtaagtgtgtgtgtgtgtgtgtgtgtgtgtgtgtgtgtgtgtatgtgtgtgtgtgttcagacgaAGGGCTGGAGTAAAGAGGCACAGGTTGAATTTCAGAGTGTGGTTGGCTCTGCAGCAGTGGAGATGCGGCTGTTGGGTCAGGACAGAGACTCTTTGTTGGTGGACCTGAGGAAAGCTCCCATGGACCAGTCCAGCGATGTGCCCATCTCTGTCAGAGAATACCTTGTTTTCATTGAAGTGGCCAGGTACATGTGCATTTGCAAGTTACTAGAAAAAATTCTGACAAGCACTTTTATTACTATTGGTATTTGTCTGAtgtaattgaattgaattaaactgaatCCACTTCAGCCCCACCACTGAAGTGGTTTAACTGTGGCTGTGCTTTTCCAAAATTTTAAATCCAAAAGGTTTTATTCTCCAGTGACGTTGGGCAGGAGGCCCCTGCTGTACTATCCTCCTAACTATCCCAAGATCAACACAGAGCTCAACGCTGTGGTGTCCCACATCAACAACCCTGCTGACTTCCACATCCAGCTGGTACTAAACATGCTGATaaataagcacacacacacattatttgtATAATGTAGTCAATCTAGGCTCAGATGCCAGGGACATAATTTAAATTCACAATAGAAATACACTTGTGTGCTACAAGGAATCAGGCAGTCCATAAAGCTTAACATTTTAAGGACAGTAAAACATGGTATAAAAAcctaaaacaaaaataaatccttttctttctttcttttctctatgtctcttcctcctctttctcaccAGGTTGATAATATGGAGTCCTTGTTGCTCTCAGCCAAGCTTCAGGATTGTTACAATGCGACAACAGTGGCTGGAGAGGACGACCTCAGTGTTTACTGCCCTGTCATAGGACAGGCCTGTGTTGCCCGCTTTGAAGACAAGTTGTGGTACAGAGCTCAGGTCATaggtgagtgtgtttgtggatgTCACAGTTTTCAGCAATTTTACTGAACAAATGTTTTACCAGTGGGTATTGATTATTAGAGTAATGCAATATTGATTCAACCTATATCCACATCATGAAATTCTCTTCAGAATGTCTACTGGATGCTGCCTGGTTTTGTCACAGCAACAAATCAGCTAAATCAATGTTCTTCTGTTCCCTGAAGAAAAGGAACGAGGTACAACACAAGTACCGTGTGTGGCCTGACAAAAGACTCCTTTATATCACACCTCAAAGGCAGATGACCTTTGGACCTCACAGTCTCAGTTCAGTAGCCGCTCTTCACTGAGCCCACCTGTGAAGCAGACCAGTAAGGTGTTCCTCTCCTTCAGGGAACAGAAGTGAAAGTCATTTTGTTCCCTGTCAGTCAGTCCCTCGCTACAACACATATAGTATGGGACATGTATTGTATATCGGCCCCACAGACCAGCTACTGAACCAGAAACACACCTCTGGCACTCGAGTGCATCATAGACCCAGCAGACAGAACAGAATGAGCAGAGCATGAACAGAATTTGCCCCTCGCAGGGAAACAGACAAATAACTggtcacataaacacacaccttgAGAGCGGTCTACTTAGGTACATCACACGCTTGCAGGACAAAATGCAACCTCCTCTGCTCCTTGGATGCAAAAGTTCAATAGCTCAAAAGCCATAGAGATAAGCTTTGGTACTGCATTCATGCTTAATGCAAACTTGAAACTATCTGAAGTGAACTGGATACAAGAGGGATGCACAGACAGAGCATCGAGGCTCGCCACCTGCTTTGCAAAGCACAAAGTACAGTCTTGTATGAAATAAACTTCATATCTACACTTGATGGGCTCAAAGGGAGTACCACAAAGAGCCTCAAGCACTGTGTCAATGCATACAGGAGTGTATTGGGCCACAAGTGTGCTAGCACATCCATTCCCAGAGGCATGTTGTGgtcttttttttagaaaataacaGGCAGTGGGCATTCTTCCTGGAGGCAAAGAGAAAGCATGATAAGGACACTAACAGGGCAATTCAGCCTTGGATACAGAGGAAGCCTTTGATAAAGTTCAGTGGAAATATTTTTGGAGTTGTTCAAGCAATTTCTACAGCAAAATACACATCAAGACCCAAAGAATATAATTTTGATATAGCACAAATTGCATGGTGAGTGAGGGGGATGTCACACAGCTCCCTCACAGTACCTTTTTATTGTACcaactttttttccttttattagACAAGGAtcatgcacaaaaaaacattcatctcaAAATGAGAAGAGATGATTTATGCCAGATTTAGCTGTTAGCTCATTTCCATGTGCGGTCCCtggacaggtacacacactctTTGTTTTTAGATAACATCTTGATCTAGCTCCTCCAACATTATTAGATTTCAAGATTTCATTACGTTATACAGAACTCCTTTTAGGTTACAGTATTGCttcatgtaaaatatgtaaatgtacctatttttatacattttaaaatagtagaggaagaaagaagaagtcATAGGGCATATAATTCCCAAAGATGTAAAGATAAGATGTATTTAATCTTTAGATTTGCTACAGAGATTGAGACAAAAAATGAGTGCTGTGTAGGACAGCCGCTATCATTGTGGTTTGGCAAAAAGGGTACTTCACAAACTAACCAGAGATTTAGCTCACTAAAATAACCCTGGtgtatattctgtgtgtgtgtgtttaggtcaTCCAGGGGGCAGGAAAGTGGAGGTGCGATATGTAGACTTTGGAAATAAGAAAATCCTCTCAGTCAGTGACCTGAGGAAGATAAAGGATGAGTTCTTTGCCCTCCCTTCCATGGTGAGAGCACAGCATTTGATTGGTCAACTGATACTTGTTTTTGGGTTAAGAAAGCTATGAGCTACACCTATTGTAGGCCTTTAAGAGTACTATTAAACTTTGACAGTCCTGGCTTCAATTCCTCATAGAAGAATCatgttttttctgccttttttttttcatcttggcTCGTGTTgaaatgttacattttcttttctccaggCAATCCACTGCTGCCTGTCAGATGTGTTTCCTCTGGACGGAGAGACCTGGGGTGATGCCTGCACCAAGAGATTCATCAGCTTGGCTCACCAGAAACTGGTCACTATTGTGGCTACAGGtacattgtatgtgtgtgtgtcatacgccaagtttgtatttttattattgcacTCACTCGTCACCAAAACCCATTGTGtggtctgtgtgttttgttgcattttgtattttcttcccTGTACCCCTCCAGGAAGAGTCCCCAAGACTGAGCCTCTGCCAGTCAGACTGTTTGATGGCGGCCTGAATGGGCCAGTAGCCAATATAGCTGAGCTGCTGGTCACAGAGGGGCTGGCCTGCTTCAAAGAGAGGTGAGATTTGTCTGGAGTCTCTTTTACAACATGCGTTTCTAAGAGTTAGTGAGTAAAAGTCACCACAAGTTGCCAGGTCACCCCAgattgttgcatgtcatactcttttttttcctgtttctctgcaCTTGCAAACTATCCAATTAAACcaataaatgccaaaaataattttcttctCCTTCCCTCCACCTCTTTCTTGTTTACTATCTCACTCTCACCTGTATTTTGACCCTTGACCCTCCTGCACAATCTCATCCAAATCCTCCTTCAATCCTGCAGACTTAAATCCAGGGATCCCAGGCCCCCTGGCGATGACCGTGCCGTATGGGATCCACCACTTGAGCTTGGTTCTGCCACGGAGGGTCTTGATGCCCCTGACCAAAACATCACTGGAGAACAGGATGAGGAGCTACTTGAGTTTATGCCTCATCTGAAGATATCTGCCAAGCTCAAAGACCTGAAGGTCAGAGTCAGCCACGTCAACTCACCCAGCAGCTTCTACGTCCAGTTCACCCAGTACGACACTCAACTGAAAAGGTCAGCAGTTAAgcaaaaatcatttaaataaccCAAATATTGACACAGAAAacgttttcttcttcttccagtCAAGCATCAGATACGTCTTTATTTTTCCCTACCAAACCCAGTATTTACTGTCAATACCACTTTGAGAAATGCAGCCCCTACTACTAGAACTGAAACAATGAGtctattcattttctgtccatctacTAATCTAATGTATCTAATTTTGACTATTGATTAATTGTGTAAGCAGTTTGTCAAATGTTTGCAGGTTAAAGAATTGCTGATcgtattttttttatatttttgtgaatgaaatgcctttttaaatgttgctgttgGACAAAGCAAGTAATTTGAGGATGTTACCCAACTGTCTTTTCCAGCATGTGTGAGCTCGTGAAGAAGGAGTGTGAGCCTATGGAGCCCCAAGACGTGGTGTGGAAGGCAGACATGTACTGTGCTGCTCACATTAATGGAGTTTGGGAGAGAGGACAGATCTGCTGTGACGTCACGTCCAGTAACATTGCTGAGGTATAAaacctgtttttgttgttctgaAACTagtgatatttgatatttttgttttgatttcatgaaaatatGCTGGCTTGCAAATAGATTGCAGGTGAATTATTGACAGGTAGGTACCCATTATACTGTAAAAGACATTGTTTTAAAGCATCCACTAAAAAGTGGCTCGTTTGAATTAATAATAGTGACTCTGACTCTCTGCTGTCTTGTACCAGGTGATTCGCTGTGACCATGGGAACAAGGTGAAGCTGCACGTCAGCAACCTGCGGCCGCTGCCGTCCTCCTTGATAGGTTCACTGGCACTGGAGTGCACTCTCACTGACATCaggttacacacacactatcacacacactgtatttagTCATGCACAGAggcacatgaacacactgttAATAATAAACTTCACAGTGATTAAGGAGGCAGAGTGTCGTACATGATGGAAGTAAAACGCCCActgtgtgtgtctactgtgCTGCCTTTCATTTTGTAAGGTAATGACTGGAAAGTTGtaactgctgtctgctggaATTTGCAACTGGATTGTAATTAGTTTAGACGCTTCACTCCTCCCTcacactctctttctccatcagGCCAGCGGGAGGCCGATCCACCTGGACAGCCACAGCATGCGACTTCATCTCCTACTACTTAACTGGAGCCTCAGCTGTTATGACTATCAAGGTCTGGTCTTGCTTCTGTCCTTATGGCTCATTATTTCACTCATTTGACTCTTTGCTCTCCTTCATGCACCTCTTTTCTTTGTTACTGTAATTACTtactttctgtgtctgtttctcctctctctttgtccAGGAGTTGAAAGATGAGCGTCCAGTGCCCGTCACTCTGTTTTGCTCCAACAGGATGGGACAGTTTGTCAGCATTGCAGACTTTCTGGCTAGCGAGGGCCTCGCGCTCAAGGAGAGGAAGCCAGCGTCGGTGTGagtgtggtgttgtgtgtgtatgtgtgtatgtgtgtttgtgtttgtttgtttcattcagACTATCTCTCTTCTGGTCACTAATACACAGCTCTGaataaattgattgattttgttGAGATTTACACTGTATTTTCATGTTATCACCATATGTTCAATAGCCAGGACTTTGTGCCAGTGGTCAGTGTCAGCctaatgtcagtgtttgttgtgtttgtttctattttcttgCAGGGAGACTGTCGttcaaaaatccaaagaaaCTGATGCAAAGTCTCCAGTAGGCGAGACACAAGCAGATGGCTCCGATGGcgagaaaaaaaatactcctaCTCCTCCAGCTCCTGCTATCATTCCTGTCCCCTCCCCATCCTCACTCGTCTCCACTCCCACCCCTCCAAAACCAGCTCCCCGCACCATTATGTCTGctgaaaaggtgaaaacacacccacacactctctgagcaagaaagaaaatgcataaaGAAGCAGCCACTTTGGCTGTCCTTTACAGGTACAGCATTTAGTCTTTGTGAATCTACTGAATTTAACTAAAACATATAGAAAAATATGGAGACGTGTATGTCAATAGATGTGATTTATAGGTAAATGAATGATCAAAGTTgtaattgtgtatgtgtgtgtgtacaggtgaaGACTCAGTTGTACCTTCCCCCAGAGCTGCCGTGTCTCGGTCACATCCAGATGACCATTTCTGCCATCGGAGAGGACGGCCTCATTTATGCCAGAGGACAGAATGCAGGTGCACATCACAGCTCACTGTCACGCAGCTAATGATCAGATTCACTCGCTTTTctgaaaactacagtatatgcTATTATATCAACAAAGATCAAAACATAATCTGTCCATCACACAGTATTAACAATAATTTATATAGCTGcaaaagatataaaacatgAGAAACAGTATTTCTGATAAAAACAACTGGTAAAGACAAGATATTAATGGATCTTCACAGAACAACACAGGTTCATTTGAACTGCAAACATACAGGTGTGGTGAAACgttttcattcacttgtaaAGAACATGTGTGTCATGGCAGTCTTGAGTTTCCAGTGGAATGATTGGAGCACAAAAAGCATTCTTTTATGAATTTATTATGAGTCTTCTGAAAATGTGACTAAATCT contains:
- the rnf17 gene encoding RING finger protein 17 isoform X1, which encodes MLHRLVSPKAEQTNQTVALEPSLSTQVQGAFLAGTPVRRVLLILKMDRGDNSSAVSCKLCGEAFYLPEDEVDGNLPRVLLCGHIYCTSCLRSMEFSSVIRCPECEVESSLPEGGVCGLQEDSRIIGLIYTAKMNKMKRRYTRRNKRLSSTDINANTEDVEQPADIEKIEKAVDEALARAAENLAQLEHMHETLTTGLAEQVKRERARLVMEIKQAADKAVYAVQKWKDVQLNQLTKLEEKFSASQSEVCRVQERMKALEIAMQMAREVRRVPFLEQYCTLDKVLETLQAPVDNQSFDMKCITLGSGMSCVFQSEGLNQSLALSLKMEVSNPRHFSESPLKDHQPGISNRNSRWQHAEGRNSSCIPLGHNRPPNRQKQDQESLGTNSLSSRESSPSPRPRRRSNLSRHSSVSDLGAPDVIIEELLDQGQEHALPPTGPELANDKLRINRRRKNPLPGSKRNVSQWVVVTHVVNPSHFYVRYVAERRESEILSKKIYHQCCRDSCCFSSSDTVETGSTVFVKSKEGLWCRASVVEVIQNDCGEAVKACPVTQLASVRVFFLDYGLTKTITIQSEDGATESSLKAVNNHLKKMTVDLGHFVPQAIRCSLKDLVPYDLTKGWSKEAQVEFQSVVGSAAVEMRLLGQDRDSLLVDLRKAPMDQSSDVPISVREYLVFIEVARFYSPVTLGRRPLLYYPPNYPKINTELNAVVSHINNPADFHIQLVDNMESLLLSAKLQDCYNATTVAGEDDLSVYCPVIGQACVARFEDKLWYRAQVIGHPGGRKVEVRYVDFGNKKILSVSDLRKIKDEFFALPSMAIHCCLSDVFPLDGETWGDACTKRFISLAHQKLVTIVATGRVPKTEPLPVRLFDGGLNGPVANIAELLVTEGLACFKERLKSRDPRPPGDDRAVWDPPLELGSATEGLDAPDQNITGEQDEELLEFMPHLKISAKLKDLKVRVSHVNSPSSFYVQFTQYDTQLKSMCELVKKECEPMEPQDVVWKADMYCAAHINGVWERGQICCDVTSSNIAEVIRCDHGNKVKLHVSNLRPLPSSLIGSLALECTLTDIRPAGGRSTWTATACDFISYYLTGASAVMTIKELKDERPVPVTLFCSNRMGQFVSIADFLASEGLALKERKPASVETVVQKSKETDAKSPVGETQADGSDGEKKNTPTPPAPAIIPVPSPSSLVSTPTPPKPAPRTIMSAEKVKTQLYLPPELPCLGHIQMTISAIGEDGLIYARGQNAECQLEQLRERIQQSMKTLPRQKPYTWKFVQGCAVIGPDMLWYRGQLLELLGGHVKVQYVDYGLVENIPVVHVYPTLLCDDVPQLCMPCQLHRINPVGGRWQQDAVALLREMLLSRCVDMQVVELPTDPRGPLTVEIFLDGLSLSRILCQHEHASMDRTAIAQKQGHSVLPVAPFLDDWDIDTEGLRDPEEPMLGPFIYPNLPQEGEQFQVRVKHLWTPNELFLWPLEGTADVEVDGETLDEALARINANIDSLSRLTNFPQGGPCLAEYSDGKYYRAKLMKFTSVEPIMILVQHVDFGSDDTLPTSKLRQMPAELLRFPSRALKVRVAGFKAPSVNRQEDVLPYSPGWSVKAAMDMIDLLHSNITASVVAQKPELTVLLYNEDGKLVHLPLVRSGLAELE
- the rnf17 gene encoding RING finger protein 17 isoform X2, producing MLHRLVSPKAEQTNQTVALEPSLSTQVQGAFLAGTPVRRVLLILKMDRGDNSSAVSCKLCGEAFYLPEDEVDGNLPRVLLCGHIYCTSCLRSMEFSSVIRCPECEVESSLPEGGVCGLQEDSRIIGLIYTAKMNKMKRRYTRRNKRLSSTDINANTEDVEQPADIEKIEKAVDEALARAAENLAQLEHMHETLTTGLAEQVKRERARLVMEIKQAADKAVYAVQKWKDVQLNQLTKLEEKFSASQSEVCRVQERMKALEIAMQMAREVRRVPFLEQYCTLDKVLETLQAPVDNQSFDMKCITLGSGMSCVFQSEGLNQSLALSLKMEVSNPRHFSESPLKDHQPGISNRNSRWQHAEGRNSSCIPLGHNRPPNRQKQDQESLGTNSLSSRESSPSPRPRRRSNLSRHSSVSDLGAPDVIIEELLDQGQEHALPPTGPELANDKLRINRRRKNPLPGSKRNVSQWVVVTHVVNPSHFYVRYVAERRESEILSKKIYHQCCRDSCCFSSSDTVETGSTVFVKSKEGLWCRASVVEVIQNDCGEAVKACPVTQLASVRVFFLDYGLTKTITIQSEDGATESSLKAVNNHLKKMTVDLGHFVPQAIRCSLKDLVPYDLTKGWSKEAQVEFQSVVGSAAVEMRLLGQDRDSLLVDLRKAPMDQSSDVPISVREYLVFIEVARFYSPVTLGRRPLLYYPPNYPKINTELNAVVSHINNPADFHIQLVDNMESLLLSAKLQDCYNATTVAGEDDLSVYCPVIGQACVARFEDKLWYRAQVIGHPGGRKVEVRYVDFGNKKILSVSDLRKIKDEFFALPSMAIHCCLSDVFPLDGETWGDACTKRFISLAHQKLVTIVATGRVPKTEPLPVRLFDGGLNGPVANIAELLVTEGLACFKERLKSRDPRPPGDDRAVWDPPLELGSATEGLDAPDQNITGEQDEELLEFMPHLKISAKLKDLKVRVSHVNSPSSFYVQFTQYDTQLKSMCELVKKECEPMEPQDVVWKADMYCAAHINGVWERGQICCDVTSSNIAEVIRCDHGNKVKLHVSNLRPLPSSLIGSLALECTLTDIRPAGGRSTWTATACDFISYYLTGASAVMTIKELKDERPVPVTLFCSNRMGQFVSIADFLASEGLALKERKPASVETVVQKSKETDAKSPVGETQADGSDGEKKNTPTPPAPAIIPVPSPSSLVSTPTPPKPAPRTIMSAEKVKTQLYLPPELPCLGHIQMTISAIGEDGLIYARGQNAECQLEQLRERIQQSMKTLPRQKPYTWKFVQGCAVIGPDMLWYRGQLLELLGGHVKVQYVDYGLVENIPVVHVYPTLLCDDVPQLCMPCQLHRINPVGGRWQQDAVALLREMLLSRCVDMQVVELPTDPRGPLTVEIFLDGLSLSRILCQHEHASMDRTAIAQKGHSVLPVAPFLDDWDIDTEGLRDPEEPMLGPFIYPNLPQEGEQFQVRVKHLWTPNELFLWPLEGTADVEVDGETLDEALARINANIDSLSRLTNFPQGGPCLAEYSDGKYYRAKLMKFTSVEPIMILVQHVDFGSDDTLPTSKLRQMPAELLRFPSRALKVRVAGFKAPSVNRQEDVLPYSPGWSVKAAMDMIDLLHSNITASVVAQKPELTVLLYNEDGKLVHLPLVRSGLAELE